One window of the Nicotiana tabacum cultivar K326 chromosome 4, ASM71507v2, whole genome shotgun sequence genome contains the following:
- the LOC142179898 gene encoding uncharacterized protein LOC142179898 — translation MSINGDQEGVTNVVAYGGGSSQASLGIDYSHPLFLHPSDVSSIQIITFQLTGIKNYSIWFRSMRLSLLGRNKLGFFDGSCKTEDFPKSMGNHWERVNAIVLYWIMSSVSKGLLGGIMYATNAKIVWEELRERFNKIDGSRTFNVLTEIATLT, via the coding sequence ATGAGTATCAATGGAGATCAAGAAGGTGTTACAAATGTTGTTGCGTATGGTGGAGGAAGCAGTCAAGCTTCTCTTGGAATCGACTACAGTCATCCTCTATTTCTTCATCCATCAGATGTTAGTAGTATTCAAATTATCACATTTCAACTTACAGGTATAAAAAACTACTCTATCTGGTTTCGATCAATGAGGCTTTCTCTGTTAGGAAGAAACAAGCTAGGATTTTTTGATGGTTCCTGTAAAACGGAGGATTTTCCTAAATCTATGGGGAACCACTGGGAAAGGGTTAATGCCATTGTTCTTTATTGGATAATGAGTTCAGTATCAAAAGGACTTCTAGGAGGCATTATGTATGCTACTAATGCAAAAATTGTTTGGGAAGAGTTACGTGAACGATTTAACAAAATTGATGGTTCAAGAACCTTCAATGTTCTTACAGAAATTGCTACTTTAACTTAA